The genomic window CATGTACTGACACATGGTCCTAGACTCCACGTCATCCTCACTGGGTGGTATTTTACAAACTGTAACTCTTTGTGATGACACAgttctatttttcttttcttcttcagtACTTGACATACATATAGAATGGTATGATCCCTTGTCAAGCCATTTTTATGCCATGAAAATCTAAATATGCCATTTTTACTGCATGAAAAATGTAAATACCACTGTGTTTAGCTATACCTGTTCAAAAACCTCGAGTGGGCTACTCAAAAGCATTCTTGCATCTATAGTCTGGATCATTGAAGCTATGCTCAGGATTGCCTGTCTAGACTATCAGGCATTGTAAGCCTGTCCTGGACATAGTTACTTGGATTGCAGGTCACCCTGCGATTCACGATGTCAGGTCAAGCATCCTGTATTCTTGTGATCTGGTCGTCCACCAGGAAGCTGGTGGTCATGACCCCATGCAATAGCAATGGGAGAAGGGCAGAGTGGAAGAGAGAGATTGAGAGGAAGTGAGCCAGTCCCACAGCCCACTCCCTTCTCATTCTCTTCCTTATTCCCTTCTCTGAATACATTTAGATTGTATCGATGTATTATCTGACTCTTAGGGTCATCGGCCTGGATTCATCGGGCCACATTCATAATCAGTGTCGTAAAGAACATTGTCCCTTTTGACTCACATGGGTAGCCACCTGTGAGTGAGGCCACACTGCTGTGACCGCATTTCTTGACCCGGTCGAACAGGCTTATTCTGGTCTTTGGGCTGGGCTACATCTGCTCAGTAATACTAGTTTACCTGGCATACATTATTAACCATGTAAATGCTAAACTTCAAGATTGTTTATTGGATGTTGAATAAGTCTTGAAAATCAGTTGTTATGAATATGATATATTATTTGAGGTTTTGCAGATTTTTGCAGAAAAGCCAGCTGTGCATCGGGCATTTTTGGATTATGTCCCGAAGAAGGTAAGATAGTGCATACTTGTATATACTATTTTCATGTGCCTTACCATAGGCTTTAGGAAGCTTGAGCTTAAGTTGAAGTTAGTTTATACTATATCTGTGTTGGCATAAAGTGGATTTGGATTCTCATTTTGCTCTGTTTTTCCTTCATCTCCCATGACTCCCAAAAAGTTGTCAGAAAAGGATTTTTGGACAAAATACTGTAGAGCTGAGTATCTACTTAGGACAAAAAATACTTTAGCGGCAAAAGCTGAAGCCGCTGACGATGAGGAATTAGCCATGTTTTTGAAAAATGATGATATACTTGCCAAGGAGGCAAAGCTCAAGGTATAATTCTAGCTGTTTATTGTTGTCATTCTGCATATTTTGCAATACATGTTTCCTTGAAAAAAAACTGATGTCTCAATTATTGTTTACAGATAAAACGAGTTGATCCAACATTAGACATGGAGGCAGATGCAGGGGATGACTACATCCATCTTCCGGTGTGTGTTCTTGCTACTGTTTTGTTATATCTACAAGTGCACAAAGACAGGCGGTTTATCCGTTTCTCATAATGAGCAACTTTGTCTGCTATTTTGATCACAACCTCATGTAGTGCTTAGtcctattttgaaaaaaatcatttcattattcttttgggcatctaGGATCATGGGATTCTCCGTGACGGCAGCAGAGAGACAACTGACATTGATAGCGAATTGGCTAGGAGAACACTTTCTCAGGATCTGAATCGGCATGCTGCTGTTGTTCTTGAAGGGAGATCAACAGGTGAAGTTTTGGACTCAACTCAAAAGTTTTCATGCTGTCTATTTTAAGTTTTTGTATACTGAAGTTGATTGGTCAAGCATGCTATTACTATTATGAGATGATACTGATATGCTATCAGCCTCAGTTCTCCTGCAACTACACTTCTACTGGCTTCCTGTTTGTCTGTCTAATACTTTCCTGAAAAAGAATGCACCGACAATTGCACAAATCAACCGTCCTATACTGCTGGTTGGTTGCACACTGTAATGCTCTAGTGTAGTACCTTCTCTGTGCTGGTGTACTTTCCCATTCACGTCAGAGGAATGCCAATCATTTCTACTTTGCATTTGCTTATTGTTGTTAATAACTTAGTATTAATGCACCATATGGTTTCAGTGCATAAGGTGATTGTATTTGTTATGCGTCTTTTTGCAGATATTGAATCAACTGATACGAAGACTGTGGCTGAAGCACTTGCAAGGTCCAAGAAGGGTTAGTAATTATATCGCTGTGTGCATCTTTTCTCGCCCTAATTAGTTCCTTACTAGGCTGATGAGCTATGAACTGCAGAACCACCTCCTAGCTCTGCTGCTGATGATGCTAGTCATGAGAGATTGGTAAAGGTGGCCCGCATGACTGAGATAGAGGATCTGCAAGCTCCACGAAGTCTCCCATATGCACCACTTTGTATAAAGGTAATAGTTGGTTCATATGGCTTGATATAATATATTacctcatactccctccgtcccgaattagttgtctgagatttgtctagatacggatgtactatacatccgtatctagacaaatctcagacaactaattcgggacggagggagtatcaactaCAGTAATATATTGCAAGATTATGGATTCTAACGCCTTTCTTGTCTTTATAGGATCCTCGAGAATATTTTGATTCTCAGCAAGCAAATGCTCTGAGACCTTTAGGTAGCAACGATGGAAGAAAGGCCCGCAGCTGCAGCCTGAGCACCGATGATGCATTCCGTCATTTAATGGATCAAATATCTTCCGTAAAAATGAACTGTCCTGTTGTTCAGTCAGATGTTGCTCTAAAGGTAAGCAGTTCTACTTGAACCTGATACCAATGTTCTATAATAAACTTTACGGGGATTAGGTCCTGTTTCCTTGAAAGATGCATGTCTGTAGATATATCTGACTTACTGCCTCCATTCCAATGAATAAAGCATGCATGCATTTAAAAAATGAACTTCGACAATAAATTAGACTAACTAAATGTGGGTTATATGCGACAAAATATTATTACCGTTGAATtcatattcgaaagaagttttcaatggtaTAATTTGTAGGGCACAAAAATTATATATTATTGGTCTAATTTATGGTTAAAGTTGGATTTGGAATGTGTGTACGCCTCTTTCATTTCCTCTGTCATGGGGTTACCTCATCCAGATCCAGTGTAGGTGAATCTTGTTTCCTCTGTAAACGGGATGGTGGTTCTTTGTGTCTGTACATATTTTACTGGAAGAGAATTTGCTCTTCCAAAACCAGTGAAGAAAGTTTGCATAGAACTAACCAATCAGTTCCCAACCATTTCTATGGACACAATGATAGGCCCAACATGTGTAACTGTTTTATATATGACTAACTTACACCTTATCTGGTCCACAATTTTGCATTGCCAAAAAAGGAACAGTATCCATTTTGCAAATGGAACTGGTTTACCTTTGTTTGTTTTGTTCCAATTCTTAATGTTGGATTGTCATTTCATCAACATCCTAATACTCCCAATTACCTGAATACTCCAAGTTTCCCTTACAAACACACGTTTTGGATGCTGTATTGCTGTGGCTTCTCTATTCTTAAGGTATTAAATTGCATGAGCAGGAAAACCTAACTACCTACATGGTATGGGCCTAGGTTCTTAGCGAATTGAATGAAGGAATTTCACGTTCACGGAGGCTTAATCTTAAGAATCCCCAAGACAGTCTCCTTGGTCGTCTTCCTCACCGAACACGAGAGGAACTTATGGATGTGAGATACTGCACCTATTTACCTTCTATGCAGAAGCTGTACTGTACTTCCAATTTTTTCTAGAATGTTTACTTTCCGGACTTATCTTAATGtacctttatttatttatttatgtataTCTGTCCGATCATTCTAAAATCTTCATATCACTGCACTTGAGATCTTATTATACATCTTGTATTGACAGAGTTTATTGTGACTGTCTATTTTGTTAGCATTGGACGGCTATCCAGGAGTTGCTGCGCCATTTTTGGTCATCATACCCAATAACAACCACAGTCCTTAGTAATAAGGTGTTTTGTCACTCCTATCTTGTCTGTACTATTTTCTAACCCACAAATAGTATTTCGGTGGAAGTTGCTAAATGTAGCTCAGTGACTGGGCGACTTTTGATTAAACAAATGGTTACTGAAATGTAGTTTCCTGCTTCAAGATAAGAACAATACCAGTGCATGTTATAAATGTGAATAATAACTAATAACAGCTCAAGTAGAAATGATCAGTTAATAATTTTGGTGGTGGAATTTGATGTGTTGCCAACATGATGGTTGTCTTTTCCCTTGCTATCAGTAATTATGGAAATTAACCACCACCggattcttcctcttcttttttattattatatttttggCTATCAAAATGTTGCATTTAACTACCCAATCTGTTTCTAGCTTTTCTCATACTACATTAATTCTGTGAACAGAACCAATTACTGAAAAATAGCAGATGTTAGGATTGTGTTATACAGTCTAGTATTGGTATATTGTGTATACAGCGTAATAGTAAGTCAAGGATGCCTAGATTGATGGTTATGTTCTGTGGTTTTGTCACTAATTTATAATCTAGATACCTGGTAGGACTGCTATATGGTAAGCGATTTAAGCAATTAAAACATCCAGACCATTATTGCTTGGATGTTTATGTACTTGGCGGTTGTTCCACAGGTTCAACGACTGAAGGAAGCAATGACACAGATATATCAGAAGTTACAGGTTAATCTTCCTCAGCACAGTAGATATTTGGAACCTATCTAATTATAACTGAAATTGCGTTTGATTATATATTTGTATGTATCACGTGTGCAACTTCATACGTGCAGGATATAAAGGAATCGGCACAGCCTGATGTACGGCATGAAATATCTCAACTCGTAAAGCCCATGACACAGGTTCCTACCGTTCCTTACTGTTGTATTTGATTGCATTACCCCATGAATTATCTGAACTTGGAGAAAACTACCCATCTATACCTTTGTCATGATTTAGCTAGATGCGTTTCCATATTTGTGAAGCAGAAGGATATGGGTGAGAGTAAATATTTGTATTGAATGCTTTTGTTTCCATTTGCTGGTTTTCGTGCTCATTGGATACTTGCTTCCTTGCCGTTGATGCCATAAATAAAACACATGAATACCAGTTTTCTCTGAATAATTTTCAGCAAGCTGATTATATAATAATTTCCAGGCTCTGGATGCTGCATTCTACCATGACCAGCAGCAGAAATCTTCAAAGGCCGGGACCGGGAGCAAGCCCAATGGGTTTTGAGCAGAGAACACCACCCATAAGGATTCAACCTGATTACTGCTAGAGCGTGAGGGCTACCACGCCGGTGAGCTCTAGCTGGCAATGATGCCGTGTTGAAGAGGCTTTGATTTTGCCGTGTATTAATTATTAAATACACGTGGAATATAATAACATGCCTACTTGCAAATTTTGCCCTGGACATCTCGTATTCCTCTCCTCCTAGCTGTTTCAAGATAGAACCATCATTCTGGTTCTTCGTTGTGTTTATGGATGGCCTATTTCCCTTGCGGTGGCGATGTGCAAATGGTTATAAATAAAGAAACCCCAATGAAAAGATAGGTATACCATGATATATCAGCAATTTGCTCTTGCGTAGGAATACTTGCTTTGTTCCATGTCAAAAAAATTAGGCATTGGAATACAGTAGCTTGTAACGTGCATCTTCTTCTATTGGCATTTTAAAATTAATTTGTTGgattgccaaaaagaaaaaaatgtcgGTACAAAATTAGAAATACAAATGTATTTGATGATAAATGCAGTTTTCATGTCAATAGCCTTGTTGCATAGTAATACATATAATGGTCGATGCATTAGTGACGCTGGTTAACAGCCGGTGGACGTGGTGGTGCCTCAAGTCCCGGCACGTCGTTGTTGCTGCTTTATCCGGTTCACCATCGATAGGGTAAGGCCAACTCTGACCCCATACGGATGTCCGTTTCGGCCTGCTTTTGTCCCAACGCGTGGCTGCACCCCAAATCATGTCCGGGACGGATATGATTAAAAGAATGACAATCATGGTCTCCAGGCCCTCCCATTGGCGCTTATCGTCCGTGTTTATGGAGTCTTCCATGACATGTTGAAGGAGTCGGGCCTCCTTCTCCTTTGTCATGCAAGGAGGTGATGGTGATGACGGAGAGGGCGAAAGCGACGGCACGGCGTTGGCGTGACGCCGCGCACACGTGTACACCCGCGCACGTGGGGAGGGCTCGGAGCACGCGCACGGCGCTCACGTGGCCGCCGCGGCCTGATGAGATGCCGGCAAAGAAGGACGCGCGCCACGTGTCGTGCTCGTCCCGAAACCACGTGTCCCAGAGGGCGGAGTCGGCGGCGTACCTGGGGTCGTAGTAGAGGTCGTCTGGCAAGAGGCGATGTTCGATCTCCTCGCGGCGGGCACGACCGCTCATCGGGACCGGCGGGATCGGCACCCGATCCATGATTATTGGGAAGGTGAACGTCGCTCTAGGGGAGTGGCGTCCTCATCTCCAAATAAAGCCGGCAAACATCTGGGTGGATGtagtgccggtcgcgctcgccaGTGGCCCTAGAGGCGATGGCGAATGCGGGCGGCACGGGGGCCCTCCGTGCGGCGTGCCGTGGTGGTGACGCGGGCTTATCTTTGACGCCGTGGCGGCAGAGGCCCGAGGACGAGCCAGCCTCGTGGTTGTGCGCCCCCTTGCGGCCGGTGTTTCACCACCCCATGGCTGCCTGGCGGCCAGCTGACAAGCTTGAGGAAGGGGAGAGGAAGTGCTAGGGTTTGGGGAATGTCGGGTTTCAAGGAGGCAGCGCGGACTGGAGCGGGGAGTGTGGACTGCGACCGGTCCACGGCTTCTCATTTAAGAAGGATGGCGACCGCTCGCCTGAGCGGATGATAAGTGGGGCCGAGCGCGCGTGCGCATTGCCACGCGACCCGGTGCAGACGAGCGGCGCGTCCGTTTGCTGTTCGCCTAGACCCAAACCAGGCGCATGTCTGTGCTCGAAATGGATAGGGCTGGACACAAAACGAACAAGATGGATTCAGGCCGTCGCGCGCTCCGCCGTGGGATCTGTCCGTTTTGTCCCAAACGAATGAGACCGGACGGAATGGGGtcgcgcgctggagttggcctaactAGCTAGGGTTTGGCAACGCCAGTTTTTCAAGGGCAAAATGGCGCGGTGGTGGTGGGGCTGGGAGCGGGGCTTATCTTTGACGCCGTGGCGGCAGAGGCCCGAGGACGAGCCAGCCTCGTGGTCGTGCGCCCCCTTGCGGCCGGTGTTTCACCACCCCATGGCTGCCTGGCGGCCAGCTGACAAGCTTGAGGAAGGGGAGAGGAAGTGCTAGGGTTTGGGGAATGTCGGGTTTCAAGGAGGCAGCGCGAACTGGAGCGGGGAGTGTGGACTGCGACCGGTCCACGGCTTCTCATTTAAGAAGGATGGCGACCGCTCGCCTGAGCGGATGTAAGTGGGGCCGAGCGCGCGTGCGCATTGCCACGCGACCCGGTGCAGACGAGCGGCGCGTCCGTTTGCTGTTCGCCTAGACCCAAACCAGGCGCATGTCTGTGCTCGAAATGGATAGGGCTGGACACAAAACGAACAAAATGGATTCAGGCCGTCGCGCGCTCCGCTGTGGGATCTGTCCGTTTTGTCCCAAACGAATGAGACCGGACGGAATGGGGtcgcgcgctggagttggcctaactAGCTAGGGTTTGGCAACGCCAGTTTTTCAAGGGCAAAATGGCGCGGTGGTGGTGGGGCTGGGAGCGGGGCCAGTTATTTCAGCAGATGAAAGTAGAAAATAGAAGCAAAGAAATACAAAAAGTTAAAAAAGTTGAACACGCCCAGTGGGACTCGAACCGACAATCGCCTGATTAGAAGTCAGACGCTTTATCCATTAGGCCATGGGCGCTTTTTGATAAAGTTGCTCCAAAGTCGGTTAATAATTAGTTTACCTTTCTTTTTTGGGATAAAAAATTAATAATAAAGGAAAGGGCATGCTTGATGCGTCTCCCAACTGCTTTGGGGGTTACATAGGAAGATGCACATGTTGCAAGCCAATATAATTTCAGGTCACCAATCTTCGCCGGAGGAGAACAAAACATCTACCGTTCCCTGGGTGGGTGCAGCCTATGATTATTTCTCGTTGGCGAATGCAACATTGTAACCTTAATCCATTTTTTTTCTCGAGAAACTTTCAatttattcattttcaatcatggcagtacaaataACAACCGAGGTAAAAATTACAACCATGTTCGTGGACCATCTAGCGACGagtacaagcactggagcgagccgaaggcgcaccgCCGTCATTTCCCCTCCCTCATCGAAGCCGGGCAAACTTTGTTGTAGTAGACCGTCGGGAAGTAGTCGTGCTAAGGACCATATAACCAGCGCTCCAAAGCAGCAATCATCACcgatgaagaaagtcgtagatcagaaggatcgAAGCTGTAAACACCCAAACAAAGACAAACAAAAACCGTATCCAAATAGATCCACCGAGGACAAGCACCaaccgaatcccgcgagatccgacgGAGACACATCTTCACGCGCCCTTCGATGATGCTAGAGGCACCATCAGGGCAGGGGGAGAACGTGGGAGACACTATTCCTACTAAGAGACATCGAAGCCACACAACCCCAACCAAGACGCTGAACCTAACAAGAACGAGGTGCGGAGGCCCATAGGCCATCGGAGATGGGACAATACGGTGGCGGCGCCGACGCCGACGGGAGGAGAAGGGTCTTTTCTTGTGGAGGAGGAAAGAGAGTGCAGTGTGTTTGTTTTCTAGATCCTTTTTTTGGACGCGTCTAGTGGGCGGCCGGCTGCCCACTAGTGCGATCGAGCGGCCAGCCAAAAAAGGTAAGCCCTGTCCCCCCATGGTACAGAAAAGAAAGGGAACAGGCTGCCACCAAACCCGATCGAGCGGCCCGCACCCCACGCTCCCAGCGCCTCCCACGCCCGCTCGCCCCCACGCCCCAGCGTACGTACGCACCATCCCCACACCTCACGTACCTACCCAGCGCCTCCCACGCCCCATgctcccttcttcttctccacgAAAGAAGGGGATCCAAGgccttccttcctcctcccgcaCAGCCGCCATGGGAGTCCCAAAGTAGAAGAAGGAGCTGCTTCAAAAAAGAAGATCTAAGGGCAGGGTGGTAAGAGCCATACCAGGCAGCAACATCAAGTAcgtaagtgtaagtgcatctagtgccccttagtgattttggtgtattgaagacttataggttaagggactgatgcgtttgtgagtgtacacaggtctataagtctatgaggagtttgatatttacagagaaagtcgacccctaaaaatgaagttcttcaactaaagactttggaattctgaagactttctgaagactttgagagggggagggttgcgccaggggcaaggggtgaagctctcatgcgcctccccactatatataggggtggagggggatggtttattgccc from Triticum aestivum cultivar Chinese Spring chromosome 3B, IWGSC CS RefSeq v2.1, whole genome shotgun sequence includes these protein-coding regions:
- the LOC123071897 gene encoding general transcription and DNA repair factor IIH subunit TFB1-3; translation: MGTMTIGAKYKTTLKDPGHGGVLRMSEDKLTFTPNDPRSLMKLSVDFRSIKGHKFNKVDGSKPAPPLLNLSKDSDKGGGYIFEFDNVGNRDLCRDFVARVLGKHQGTVPARPNVPPEKAAVSTGPEQLSSAEMERRMKLLREDSELQKLHKKFVLGNILQESEFWATRKNLLDDETNKASKQKPGFKSAMLADVRPSADGQTNKVTFSLTTEIIHQIFAEKPAVHRAFLDYVPKKLSEKDFWTKYCRAEYLLRTKNTLAAKAEAADDEELAMFLKNDDILAKEAKLKIKRVDPTLDMEADAGDDYIHLPDHGILRDGSRETTDIDSELARRTLSQDLNRHAAVVLEGRSTDIESTDTKTVAEALARSKKEPPPSSAADDASHERLVKVARMTEIEDLQAPRSLPYAPLCIKDPREYFDSQQANALRPLGSNDGRKARSCSLSTDDAFRHLMDQISSVKMNCPVVQSDVALKVLSELNEGISRSRRLNLKNPQDSLLGRLPHRTREELMDHWTAIQELLRHFWSSYPITTTVLSNKVQRLKEAMTQIYQKLQDIKESAQPDVRHEISQLVKPMTQALDAAFYHDQQQKSSKAGTGSKPNGF